Proteins from a genomic interval of Lycium ferocissimum isolate CSIRO_LF1 chromosome 2, AGI_CSIRO_Lferr_CH_V1, whole genome shotgun sequence:
- the LOC132033178 gene encoding methyl-CpG-binding domain protein 4-like protein, which yields MEPRWTVKESVGGGSVHVKKIRTSMSSSRRRAKPWREFLIGILYEELVIHDKHFNQLDWQGVVQKLYHQTGKQIGVTQLQALCKKFRDETKQFMDLLQVTGYEWNPNNNKVTCNDDVWEDIYWIHGGKKMFRNKGLLHYKMLREIFGTAKYGNHSVNCRFLSESDDGKNQTNRARSSRSMSAQSCDNVSIVAKVGDDMQDVCMDNKRKKKRKKQREKHCEEEVKIVKSSPYFKKVPDYEETRSSQAISDLYMKPIKSECMVTPEMHQRSNKRKRKKNAKRGDDEKLGNDKREMDANPVLTGPPDTKLENINENDNKQSADLDEGSATVASISVNRGHNAVVKSIDDLLSQFVYKGGSFSSGKRKTEDEKIVLKSQVSSPFSRRFKTMQKSSESGSMIGNESHLSHSGEGGCRPKADKTMFEPCVSQNLIDEKMIEQKARVVSPYFVNSKNGEIEVKKGRLVKRVMKGNGKSDKKSRTKVRVVSPYFAKSTVGEDTKVGVDRPKPSKNCLTKRKVSPYFQTAHREKKKSGKSSKGQKSLLSASQKRDEAYLRRSEDNTWVPPRSHFNLLQENHAHDPWRVLVICMLLNCTTGVQVERVLAEFFTLCPNAVVATEVAAEDIENLIRPLGLYRKRSLDIQRLSQEYLGKTWTHVTQLHGIGKYAADAYAIFCTGKWDRVYPNDHMLTKYWEFLHEIHGNG from the exons ATGGAACCCAGATGGACTGTGAAGGAATCCGTAGGCGGTGGGTCGGTCCATGTGAAGAAG ATACGTACAAGTATGTCCAGTTCACGCCGCAGGGCGAAGCCATGGAGGGAGTTCCTCATCGGAATCCTCTATGAAGAATTGGTGATTCATGACAAACATTTCAACCAACTAGACTGGCAAGGAGTTGTTCAAAAATTATATCATCAAACAGGCAAACAAATTGGTGTAACACAACTGCAGGCATTATGTAAAAAATTTAGAGATGAGACAAAGCAGTTCATGGATCTGTTACAAGTTACTGGTTATGAATGGAACCCAAATAACAACAAAGTAACTTGTAACGATGACGTCTGGGAAGATATTTATTGG ATCCATGGTGGTAAGAAGATGTTTAGAAACAAAGGGCTTTTACATTATAAAATGTTAAGGGAGATATTTGGCACTGCTAAATATGGCAATCACAGTGTCAATTGTAGGTTTCTTTCAGAATCAGATGATGGTAAGAACCAGACAAACAGGGCACGTTCATCAAGGTCAATGTCAGCTCAGAGTTGTGATAATGTTTCTATTGTAGCAAAAGTCGGTGATGATATGCAGGATGTATGTATggataataaaagaaagaagaaaaggaagaagcaGAGGGAGAAACATTGTGAAGAGGAAGTAAAAATTGTAAAATCTTCTCCATATTTCAAGAAAGTGCCTGACTATGAGGAGACTCGAAGTAGTCAAGCTATTTCTGATTTGTATATGAAGCCTATCAAGAGTGAGTGCATGGTTACTCCGGAAATGCATCAGAGGAGTAacaaaaggaagagaaagaaaaatgctAAACGTGGTGATGATGAGAAATTGGGAAATGATAAGAGGGAAATGGATGCCAATCCAGTCCTGACTGGTCCTCCTGATacaaaattggaaaatattaaTGAGAATGATAATAAACAATCTGCTGATTTAGATGAGGGAAGTGCTACTGTTGCTTCAATTTCGGTTAATCGTGGTCATAATGCAGTGGTCAAGAGTATTGATGATCTCTTATCACAGTTTGTATACAAAGGTGGAAGCTTTAGTTCCGGTAAAAGGAAAACTGAAGATGAGAAGATTGTCCTCAAGTCACAAGTTAGTAGCCCTTTCTCTCGAAGGTTCAAAACAATGCAAAAGTCTTCGGAATCTGGCTCTATGATTGGAAATGAGAGTCATTTATCACATTCTGGGGAAGGAGGCTGCAGACCTAAAGCTGATAAAACTATGTTTGAACCTTGCGTATCTCAGAATTTGATTGATGAAAAGATGATTGAACAGAAAGCACGAGTAGTTTCCCCTTACTTTGTGAACTCAAagaatggtgaaattgaagtgAAGAAAGGAAGGTTGGTAAAACGTGTGATGAAAGGAAATGGAAAAAGTGACAAGAAATCACGAACCAAAGTTCGAGTGGTGTCCCCGTACTTTGCTAAGTCAACAGTGGGAGAAGACACAAAGGTAGGGGTGGATAGACCAAAGCCTTCTAAGAACTGTCTCACCAAAAGAAAGGTTTCTCCCTACTTTCAGACTGCACACCGTGAAAAGAAGAAGAGTGGAAAAAGTTCAAAAGGGCAGAAATCTCTCCTCTCTGCTTCCCAGAAAAGAGATGAGGCTTATTTAAGGAGGAGTGAAGATAACACGTGGGTACCTCCGCGATCCCATTTTAATCTCCTCCAAGAAAACCATGCTCATGATCCTTGGAGGGTGTTAGTTATTTGCATGCTTCTAAATTGCACCACTGGCGTGCAG GTTGAGAGAGTGCTAGCAGAGTTTTTTACTCTGTGTCCAAATGCAGTGGTTGCTACAGAGGTTGCTGCAGAGGATATTGAAAATCTGATACGACCTTTAGGATTATATAGGAAGAGGTCACTGGATATTCAACGGCTCTCTCAAGAATATCTTGGAAAAACTTGGACTCATGTCACACAGCTGCATGGCATTGGCAA GTATGCAGCTGATGCCTATGCAATATTTTGTACGGGCAAGTGGGATCGAGTCTATCCAAATGATCATATGCTAACTAAATACTGGGAATTCCTGCATGAAATCCATGGAAATGGCTAG